Proteins found in one Gadus macrocephalus chromosome 23, ASM3116895v1 genomic segment:
- the LOC132452340 gene encoding cadherin-7-like, with protein MPGQLIQTISAVDKDEPPSGHRFYFSLASPVAGNLNFTLRDNKDNTASILTKRGGFRRREQPVYRLPVLIVDSGSPALSSTNTLALRVCDCDADGVAMSCGAVAYTATGLSTGALLAILGCILTLLIMVLLIVTMRGRRKTPLILEEERDIRENIVRYDDEGGGEEDTEAFDMVALRNLNAMHADLGAALRGGGGDPKARRDVTPDTPTFFRYPPPQQQASSGGSSRRPAAFKSLPDHVVFREFIWDRLKVADVDPSAPPYDSLQTYAFEGSGSVAESLSSLESLSSDSEHSYDYLSNWGPRFKKLADLYGNGDAAAASSVSVFS; from the exons CTGATCCAGACGATTAGCGCGGTGGATAAGGACGAGCCGCCCAGTGGACACCGCTTCTACTTCTCCCTGGCCTCGCCTGTGGCGGGGAACTTAAACTTCACCCTCCGCGACAACAAAG acAACACGGCGTCCATCTTGACGAAGCGCGGCGGGTTCCGGCGGCGGGAGCAGCCGGTGTACCGCCTGCCGGTGCTCATCGTGGACAGTGGCAGCCCGGCGCTGAGCAGCACCAACACGCTGGCGCTGCGCGTGTGCGACTGCGACGCCGACGGCGTGGCCATGTCCTGCGGCGCCGTGGCCTACACCGCCACGGGGCTCAGCACCGGAGCGCTGCTCGCCATCCTGGGGTGCATCCTCACGCTGCTCA TCATGGTGCTGCTGATCGTGACGATGCGCGGCCGCAGGAAGACGCCCCTgatcctggaggaggagcgggacatCAGGGAGAACATCGTGCGCTACGACGACGAGGGGGGCGGCGAGGAGGACACGGAGGCCTTCGACATGGTGGCCCTGCGCAACCTCAACGCCATGCACGCCGACCTGGGCGCCGCcctgcgcggcggcggcggcgaccccAAGGCCCGCCGCGACGTCACCCCGGACACGCCCACCTTCTTCCGCTACccgccgccgcagcagcaggcGTCCTCCGGCGGCTCGTCCCGTCGGCCCGCCGCCTTCAAGTCGCTACCGGACCACGTGGTGTTCCGCGAGTTCATCTGGGACCGGCTGAAGGTGGCGGACGTGGACCCGTCGGCGCCGCCGTACGACTCGCTGCAGACCTACGCCTTCGAGGGGAGCGGCTCGGTGGCCGAGTCGCTGAGCTCGCTGGAGTCGCTGAGCTCGGACTCGGAGCACAGCTACGACTACCTCAGCAACTGGGGCCCGCGCTTCAAGAAGCTGGCCGACCTGTACGGCAAcggagacgccgccgccgccagcagcGTCAGCGTCTTCTCATAG